AACGAAAAGATTACCACTCAATCGGATTATGACTGGTTTAGCTTTTCTATCTCTCGGCTTAGCTTTGCTGTATATTCCGAGTTCAACTTTTTCAACACTTCTTGTGATTACCGTTTTACTGAGTATTGCCTATCCTATTATTATGCCTGCGATTGAAAGTAGTGCATCCATTTTAATGCAAACAGAAAAAATCCATTATGGAAAGAGTCGATCTTTTGGTTCGATTGGATTTACAGTTGCCCTTCTCATTGTTGGAGCAATTACCGCTGTTTGGAGTGAACAAGCGATCCTTTATGTAATGATTATTGGATTAGCCGCGATTTGTCTTTTCACTTTGCAACCTACACCTGCCGTATTACAAATAATTCCTGATCAAGGAAACAATAAAGTACGCGGGACGGAATTCAAAGAACTCTTCGCATCGAAACCATTTGTAACAGTTCTACTTTTAGCAGTCCTTCTGCAAGGTGCCCATGCTTCCTATTATAATTACGGCTATATTTTCTTAGATGACTTAGGCGTTAATAGCTTTTACATTGGTATTATTTTAAACGTTGCCGTTCTGTTTGAAATTATTTTCTTTACGCAAGCAGATAAGTTTTTCGCCAACATGAAAATCTCAACAATGTTCCAAATTGCTGCGATTGGTTCTTCAGTGAGATGGATTCTTATTTTTCTATTTCCATCGCCACTTGTCTTTATCTTCACACAAGCGTTTCATGCGATTTCATTTGGAATTGCCCACTTTGCTTTTATTAGGTATATCTCTGAAAAGTTACCAAACCATTTAATCCCAACTGCACAAGGCTTATATGCCTCATTCGCCATGAGCTTGAGTGTTGCCATTTTGACATTTGTAGGGGGAAGTTTGTACGATATCGCGCCAAACTTAGCATTTCTCGGCATGCTATCCGTTACAATCCCTTCTATCTTCATTATCCTAATGACTAAAAAACGCTTTGCCTATTAAAATAAAGCCACCCATTTCACGTCCTAGCATATGTTTCTAGGACGTGTTTTTACACTGAAAATTAATTCACAGAACCACTGTTACAACGAATACAATCGTAAATAATACCGCAAAACTCAATGAGACCCGGTTCATCCATTTCGCTTCACGCACCAATCCACGATCTCTAAATGCCTGTCCACGCATCGCATTCGTTAAAGTAAATACACCAATAATTGATAGCAGCGCCATATTCATATTCATGTGATACACCGAAAACCCAGCCCCAGCAACCCCAATCACTATGCCGATTCCGATTAACCATTTAACATTCAACAACAATACCTCCTTATAATGAAATGCTGAAGGCGCTGGTCAGATGCGACAGGCACAAGATAGGATGATGGCGTGACGAGTTTTGCCACAGAATCAGCCTAGCTTGTGACCCGAGCATCTAGCGCCTGAAACTAGAAAAAAAGCCGAAGAATTGAATATCTTCGGCTTTGAATTATTTCTTCTTTGACTTTGAATCTTTTTTCGGAGCGTCCTTTGCGGATGTTGCAGGTGCTTCAGGTTGCGGTTCAACCTCTTTAAAATAAAGCTTACGTCCAATGTACGTTTGAATAATGAGTAGTAAACCACCAACAGCCCAGTAAAGCGGTAAAGCGGCAACAGCCTTTAATGAAATGAACATAATCATAATTGGTGACAGATAAATGAACATTTTCATCTGTTGCTTTTGTTGTTCAGGCATCGTCCATAGAGATACACGTGCTTGAACAAAATAAACAGCACCTGCGATTAACATCATAATCATATCTGGTTCCCCAAGATTGAACCATAAAAATTTATGCGTTTTAACTTCTGGGGAATAAAGAATCGCAAAATAGAGCCCCATAATAATTGGCATTTGGATAATGAGTGGCAGACATCCCATGTTTAATGGGTTTACGCCGTGCTTTTGATACAGCCCCATCATTTCTTGTTGAAGCTTCATTTGCTCTTCTTTATCACCAGCTTCTTTAGCTTCCTTCAAACGTTTCTGAATGTCTTCCATCTCAGGACGAAGTGCATCCATCTTGATTTTCATCTCTTGTTGCGTCTTGTAATTTCGAAGCATAAAAGGCATTAAAACGAGACGAATTAATACTGTGATTACAATAATCGCTAAACCATAACTACCATTAAATTGACCACTAAAAAAGTCTAGTAGCCCTTCCATCGGCTTAACAAAAAAACTATAAAATTTACCTTCTTTATTTTCGACGCCCGCACAACCACTCAATAAGAAGACTGTCGTTGCGAGTATCGATAACAGACCGATTCTCTTCTTCAATAGATTCACCTTCACTAATTCAAGCTACTAAAAAGTATACAACAAGTTGAAGTAGTTTTACAATTATTCTTTGTCTTCTACTTGCTTTTCTTCTGGAAGGGTGAACTTAAAATAACTTCTCGTAATATTCTCTCTGAATTTACGAGGGGTATAACCCGTATATTTTTTAAAGATTCTTGTGTAATAACTTTGATTGCAGAAATTAAAATCGTCCGAGATATCGGATATTTTCTGATTTGAAAAACTCAAGTAATACTGAGATTCTTCTACTTTTTTAATATTAATATATTCAACAAGCGTAATCCCCGAATGTTCATGAAAAATACGCGACAAATGACTTGTACTAACATCGAACTTCGCTGCAAGCCCTTCCACTGACATTGGTGACTGTATGTGTTCATCTATATATTGAATAACCCCGTTCACCGTTTGATGAAGCAGTGTAGGGGAATTTCTCTCTTCAACCGAATAAATGAAGAACTCTATTAATTCATCTGCAACATCTGCAGCATTATGCTCATTCAACTTGTCTTCGATTAATTTAATACATGTTGAATTAAAATAAAATGCTTTTTCCACTGGAATATGTAACTGTTTCATCTGCCTAGCAATAATACCAGCAAGCGTGATGAAGTAGTACTTTAAACCTTGTTGTCTAGACGCATCAGAAGAAAAACCCATCACATCGTCAATTAAACTACGTATCGTTTGCTTCGCTTTTTCCTTTTCTAAATGAAATAAATCCCGTAGAAATTGATCTTCTGCTTCAGCAAATTTCTCTATTGCTATCGTCTCTTCGACGCTTCCAATTTCTATACGGTCGTCACCTGTACCCTTTGCTTGCTTTTCTGTTGTCATATAAATCATCATCCACACCCCTTCGCATGATTGAGCGATTGAATATTCCCTAAATTCGACTTAAAAGGGCGCCACTCACTGAAGCACCCTTGTCCGAGCCATTATTACTTTGTTTCCGAAGTATCTTCGTTTTTCTTAGTGTAAAGTCCATCTGTATCTTCAGCATTCCGCTGTTCATCTTGTACTTCCTGATTATAGTAATGAACACTCGTCTGCGCACCTTCACTCACCATTTCATTATCTTGAATGTCGTAAGGATCCGGATTCCCCGCTTTTGTTTCCGGCTCATTCTGTACTTTTTGGGACTCTATAAAAGATTCAACTTTAGTTTTCATATTGTTAAAGGCAACTTGAGCTTTGTCACGGTTTTCTTTCTTACTAAAATAAGCGTATGCACCAGCTGCTAAAGAAGCTAGTAACAATGTATTTTTCTTTTTTCTTCCCATCAAAAATCATTCCTTTCAATAATTATCCTACACGTATATCATGAGTATACCCATTTTATAGTTTTAGAAACCTTTCTTAGCATCAATGTGCTACCTTACGAGAATACGAGTTTCTTATCTTACTTCATAACTAGTCCTCTATAAAAAATTAACAACCTATCATTACACTTTCATTACAACTTCAAACGATTGTGGTATTCATTTATGATTTTTGTTATGCTAGCCAAAAGAATGACTGAGGTGACTGTGAAATGATTAGACCGATGACATCTAAAGATATCTTATACGTGCAACACATTGCAGTAGAAACATGGCGAGCAACCTATGAAAACATTATCCCAGTAGATGTACAACTTCGTTTCCTAAATCAGTCTTATTCAGAGATCATGCTGTTAAAAAGAATGGAGAAAACACTGATGCTCATTGCTGAATGTGATGGTGTTCCAATCGGTTTCGCAAATGTAACTTCTACTGACGAGGACGGCGATGCCGAATTAACAGCGATGTACATTTTGCCAACCCATCAACAAAACGGTTATGGACAAAAGCTTTTCCAAGCCGCTATAGCTAGCTTAGCGGAAGCAAAACAATTATTCGTCTACGTTGACAATCAAAACATCATTGGCAAGAACTTTTATGAAAAACAAGGTTTTCAATTACTTGCCACATTTTCTGAATCTTTCAACGGCCATCCCGTTGAAACCGCTGAATATGTATATAAAATACCAGTTCCTATTGCTTAATCACGCCATCTGAATTGATAAAAACCGCTTTCCTATTTTAAAGGAAAGCGGTTTTCCTTATAATGGCCTCATTGAGTCATCATACTGATTATCTATAAATGATTGGTCTTCAGCGGCAAGCGGCGGCTTTCTCGTGAAGCAAAGAATCGCTGCAATGTATAACATAATTGAAGTCGGTGATAAAATGAAAGCAAATAATCCAGCAACAATAAACATAATTCCCGCTAGCTTCGGATTTTTTTCATTCCACATGAAAATCATACCGATAATTGTAGCAATTAAGCTGATTACCAATACGACAACGATAAACCAACTAAACCCTTCAAAATATTCAAGGACCGATAAAATCATATCAACATCTTCGACTGTGAGCTCTGGATCTGCATAAAGCTCCATTTCTATCTCAGTCCGAAGTGTACCTTCTGTAAATGTCTTCATAATTGCGACAAATATGAAACTGCCTATAACCGATAATACTGTAAAAACTAAACTAATCACCGATAAAACTTTTTCTGCAGTACGCTTCATCATCCATCCTCCTATTCTCTATCCTATGTATACGATTACGAAGAAAATAAGTTTCATACTTTCTACATTTCTTCTAAACCTAGTTTACTTATACCATAGCGATGAAGACGTGACAATAAGTTTTTCCCCATAATAAAAAGCAATTCGAATAACCGAATTGCTTCCTAAAATTAAGCTTTAATATCCTTATATTCATCATATCGTTCAAATGCAGTGACAACATAAGAGCAAATCGGCTCCATTTTGTAGTCATGTTCGCGAGCGTAGTCTGCTGCACGATCGAGCAATTTCTTTGCAACCCCTTGTCCCCGTAATGTCGGGGAAACAAATGTGTGTTCAACTGCCATCACATCACCTAGCATTGTCCATGAAATCTCTGCCAATACTTCATCATCTTTCATATTTCGGAATGCAAATTCTTCATCTTCCAATTTGGTAAATTCAAATTCCATGCGTTAAAAACCCCTTTCGTCCCTTTAATTAGTGTGAATCGGTCTTAATGACGCTTCAATTGAATCTCTTTTTGGTTCTAAAAAAGGTGGTAATGCTAGTGATTCTCCTAGTTTATCAAGTGGTTCGTCATTCGTAAAGCCCGGCTCATCAGTTGAAAGCTCATAAAGAATCCCATTCGGCTCTCTAAAATAGATCGCCTTAAAGTAATAACGATCGATTAATCCACTCGTTTTAAAGCCATTGTTTCTTAAATGTTCTTCCCATTTCTTATATTCTTCCATCGTCTTCACACGAAAGGCTATGTGATGAACACTGCCTCGTCCTGGTCTTTCAAAAGGTAAATCTGTTCTGGTTTCGACATGAACTTCCGCCGCTGGACCGCCTTCACCAGTAGAAAACACACGAATTTCAGGCATCCCCTCTATCGTTGAAGGATAGGAACCAACTTCTTCAAAACGTAAAACATCCACAAGTACTTTAGCAGTAGACTCAGGCTTACGAACTGTTAAGGTTACAGGCCCTAATCCAACGATGGCATAATCAATTGGAATATCCTCCTTTTTCCAAGGAACCCCGTAAGGAACGCCCTTGCCGTCGTCCACAACTAACATAAGACGTGAACCTTCATCATCTTGAAATTTCATCGTTTTACGCCCGAAACGTTCCATGATTTCCTCATGCATGACACCTAATTTTTCAAATCGCTGCTTCCAAAAAGTGAGCGCATCATCTGACATCACACGAAACGCCGTATTACTAATACTTGATACGCCTGGATAGGTTCTTCCAGCCATCGGAATATCAAAATAAGTCATATCCGTCCCAGGTGTCCCCTCTGCATCTGCATAAAACAAATGATACGAAGATGTTGAATCTTGATTCACCGTTTTCTTCACAAGCCTCATCCCAAGCACACGTGTGAAAAAGTCATGATTTTTCTCTATGTCTGCCGTAATGGCAGATACATGGTGGATACCAGCCAATTTCATCATTTATAATCTCCTTTAAATAAAATTACCTTGAATTCTAGATATATTCATTTTATCATCGTACTGCTCATCTAGCAAAGAATTAATTTTATTAGGGGTTGTGATGCTAGCAAAAAACTTTACCTATTGAATCAACTTCATAAATAACCTTACTACAGCAAACTTCGAACAACGTTGATTTCCGTTCCAGGCGGACGCTTTCCGCGGGCACGGCTTCAGCCAATCGCACAACGAAGAGTGCGATTTGTATAATTTTTTTCTTTGAAAAATTATACAGTGTATTATATCCGTGCTCTCAAACGCTTCGCTTTTTGGTCGCAAAAGCCGTTCTTCGTTACGGCTTTCGCTTCGCTCTGTCCAGGGTCTTCAGCTCGTGCTGTTCCCGCTGGAGTCGCCGCCTTCCACTCCAATCAACAATAATAGCTTTAAATAAAGCACGAAGGTTATAATAACAAATCACTAGAATAAGCCGCAATTCAGTAATCCAATCATTATTAAAAAAAGCAAACCTCACGAAGAAGTTTGCTTTCTTTATTAATTAAACCATGATTTGACCGATTCAAAGATACTCGCGAAAAACTCTTTCACTTTCTCCCAAAATCCTGGATCAATTTCACCGATTTTTTCTTTTAACTTATCGCCAAAATCCGAAAGTTGATCTGATAACTTTCCAAAATCAATATTGAGATTACGAATTTTATCCATTAAATCAATTAACAGTTGTCGATCTGTTTCGCTTAGCTCGATATTAAGTTTCTTTAATTGATCTGAAACAATTTGCTCAACATCTTCTCTAGTCGCAGGATTTTTATCAGCAATTTCCTTTTTAATTTCTGTCAGTAGTTCTGCAACTTTATCTTTATCGATGCCCGCGTCCTCAGCAAACTTTGTTGCTAAATTCAATTCATCATTCGCGACATCCGTACGATCCGTATCTAATTTTTCGCCGGAGACTTCATAGGCCTTATAAATTCCAACTAAAGCGGAATGACCTGTTACTTTTTTAGGGGCAGCTACTTCAACAATCGCATCCTCAACGCCTGCCGTTAACATCGCAGTACCATACATATCAGCAGAAACTTGCGTTATATTTTCCTCGGTTACAATTTTAATGACAAGCCCTTTACCAGCCTCTTGTCTTGTAATTTTTGCAGATGAATACATTCTTGCATGTCGATTGCCGTCGGGGATATAGTTAACTAAATCACTGCCATCAACATATATTTCTTCCACTTCAGTGTCATTTTCTACACCGAGACTTTTCTTTACGCTAGCTTTTTCAGCCTCGGATAGATTAGCACCATATACGACAATTGGCACGCCAAGTTTCTCATCAACCACCGCTTCCGCTTTTAGACCAGGCAGTAAAACCGCTACTAATAATGCGAATGATGTGAGTAATAAACCAATCCTTTTCATCTCGAAACCTCCTTATCTACTCATTAGTACGTTTCATATCCAATTAGGTTTCCTATGTTATTCACCCGTTACTTTTGTCCAACCGTCTTCCTGGATCACTTTACGCTCTCTCATCAGTCGTCCAAGTGCTCGTTTGAATGATCCTTTACTCATATTAAACATCTCTCGAATTTCTTCAGGAGAAGACTTATCCGTGAATGGCATTTTCCCGCCAACATCCGTTAAATAAGTGAAGATCACTTCTGCATCGCCTGATAAACGCTCTTCTACCCTCGGCAACATTGAGCCATTTAATGTGCCATCACTGTGTACATCGATGATTCGAACAGTGACCTCTTCACCTAGTCTAGGCTCCGCTTTCTGCTCTGATTCATGCACAAAGACGCGGTAATTTTCAGGAATCGTTAACATAAACGATCCTACCGGCAATAAACGATAAGCCCTTGCTGTTACATTCGCATTAAACAGGGATGGTTCAGCAGTTGCGATTCTTTCTAGTACACGTTCCTCAGTTGCAAGTCTCCCAAATATACCGCCACCTAAATCTGTACGTAACGTCATATACAACTCGTCTCCAGGTTGAGGCC
This window of the Sporosarcina pasteurii genome carries:
- a CDS encoding MFS transporter, translated to MNNQRWLSISFLAFFFTWGIFLPYWTGWLTIEKGLSVTAASIVMGAGMIARSFSTFLLFPVLTKRLPLNRIMTGLAFLSLGLALLYIPSSTFSTLLVITVLLSIAYPIIMPAIESSASILMQTEKIHYGKSRSFGSIGFTVALLIVGAITAVWSEQAILYVMIIGLAAICLFTLQPTPAVLQIIPDQGNNKVRGTEFKELFASKPFVTVLLLAVLLQGAHASYYNYGYIFLDDLGVNSFYIGIILNVAVLFEIIFFTQADKFFANMKISTMFQIAAIGSSVRWILIFLFPSPLVFIFTQAFHAISFGIAHFAFIRYISEKLPNHLIPTAQGLYASFAMSLSVAILTFVGGSLYDIAPNLAFLGMLSVTIPSIFIILMTKKRFAY
- the yidC gene encoding membrane protein insertase YidC; this translates as MKKRIGLLSILATTVFLLSGCAGVENKEGKFYSFFVKPMEGLLDFFSGQFNGSYGLAIIVITVLIRLVLMPFMLRNYKTQQEMKIKMDALRPEMEDIQKRLKEAKEAGDKEEQMKLQQEMMGLYQKHGVNPLNMGCLPLIIQMPIIMGLYFAILYSPEVKTHKFLWFNLGEPDMIMMLIAGAVYFVQARVSLWTMPEQQKQQMKMFIYLSPIMIMFISLKAVAALPLYWAVGGLLLIIQTYIGRKLYFKEVEPQPEAPATSAKDAPKKDSKSKKK
- a CDS encoding AraC family transcriptional regulator, which produces MTTEKQAKGTGDDRIEIGSVEETIAIEKFAEAEDQFLRDLFHLEKEKAKQTIRSLIDDVMGFSSDASRQQGLKYYFITLAGIIARQMKQLHIPVEKAFYFNSTCIKLIEDKLNEHNAADVADELIEFFIYSVEERNSPTLLHQTVNGVIQYIDEHIQSPMSVEGLAAKFDVSTSHLSRIFHEHSGITLVEYINIKKVEESQYYLSFSNQKISDISDDFNFCNQSYYTRIFKKYTGYTPRKFRENITRSYFKFTLPEEKQVEDKE
- a CDS encoding GNAT family N-acetyltransferase, whose product is MIRPMTSKDILYVQHIAVETWRATYENIIPVDVQLRFLNQSYSEIMLLKRMEKTLMLIAECDGVPIGFANVTSTDEDGDAELTAMYILPTHQQNGYGQKLFQAAIASLAEAKQLFVYVDNQNIIGKNFYEKQGFQLLATFSESFNGHPVETAEYVYKIPVPIA
- a CDS encoding DUF4064 domain-containing protein, whose protein sequence is MKRTAEKVLSVISLVFTVLSVIGSFIFVAIMKTFTEGTLRTEIEMELYADPELTVEDVDMILSVLEYFEGFSWFIVVVLVISLIATIIGMIFMWNEKNPKLAGIMFIVAGLFAFILSPTSIMLYIAAILCFTRKPPLAAEDQSFIDNQYDDSMRPL
- a CDS encoding GNAT family N-acetyltransferase; translation: MEFEFTKLEDEEFAFRNMKDDEVLAEISWTMLGDVMAVEHTFVSPTLRGQGVAKKLLDRAADYAREHDYKMEPICSYVVTAFERYDEYKDIKA
- a CDS encoding ring-cleaving dioxygenase codes for the protein MKLAGIHHVSAITADIEKNHDFFTRVLGMRLVKKTVNQDSTSSYHLFYADAEGTPGTDMTYFDIPMAGRTYPGVSSISNTAFRVMSDDALTFWKQRFEKLGVMHEEIMERFGRKTMKFQDDEGSRLMLVVDDGKGVPYGVPWKKEDIPIDYAIVGLGPVTLTVRKPESTAKVLVDVLRFEEVGSYPSTIEGMPEIRVFSTGEGGPAAEVHVETRTDLPFERPGRGSVHHIAFRVKTMEEYKKWEEHLRNNGFKTSGLIDRYYFKAIYFREPNGILYELSTDEPGFTNDEPLDKLGESLALPPFLEPKRDSIEASLRPIHTN
- a CDS encoding DUF1002 domain-containing protein, producing MKRIGLLLTSFALLVAVLLPGLKAEAVVDEKLGVPIVVYGANLSEAEKASVKKSLGVENDTEVEEIYVDGSDLVNYIPDGNRHARMYSSAKITRQEAGKGLVIKIVTEENITQVSADMYGTAMLTAGVEDAIVEVAAPKKVTGHSALVGIYKAYEVSGEKLDTDRTDVANDELNLATKFAEDAGIDKDKVAELLTEIKKEIADKNPATREDVEQIVSDQLKKLNIELSETDRQLLIDLMDKIRNLNIDFGKLSDQLSDFGDKLKEKIGEIDPGFWEKVKEFFASIFESVKSWFN
- a CDS encoding S1 RNA-binding domain-containing protein, coding for MTQLQSGSVVELEIIDQEGSRWVLKGNEENIMMNVSDADEDVQVGDIVSVFLYMNRRKELTATMRMPNMTIGTFGWAKVIRSEANEGVYVDIGSSFEVLVNGADLPQIKKLWPQPGDELYMTLRTDLGGGIFGRLATEERVLERIATAEPSLFNANVTARAYRLLPVGSFMLTIPENYRVFVHESEQKAEPRLGEEVTVRIIDVHSDGTLNGSMLPRVEERLSGDAEVIFTYLTDVGGKMPFTDKSSPEEIREMFNMSKGSFKRALGRLMRERKVIQEDGWTKVTGE